Proteins from one Acropora muricata isolate sample 2 chromosome 9, ASM3666990v1, whole genome shotgun sequence genomic window:
- the LOC136929990 gene encoding twisted gastrulation protein homolog 1-B-like gives MTLFVKEIILVSIILSNVLIGETGRHHHKYRAFKNCKGRVCAARVSFCIIMKDCGCGASVKNGEFCSCCEDCYRCLGVRLWRKCCNCVGLCSRFSVNDTENVGIPSKHGDLPGHSLPTLFEAMSTGHTDLPLMFMSRQGKGGHTNQNYSSPRNQCKWLSLTSALQEKVALLPVRLWAHTDTVGLEMAVANVWEKL, from the exons ATGACCCTATTTGTGAAAGAAATTATCCTCGTGAGCATAATCTTATCAAATGTCTTAATCGGAGAAACAGGCCGTCACCATCATAAGTACAGAGCATTTAAGAATTGCAAAGGCCGAGTTTGTGCGGCACGAGTGTCGTTCTGTATTATCATGAAAGACTGTGGTTGCGGAGCCAGCGTTAAAAATGGAGAGTTTTGCAGTTGTTGTGAAGACTGCTACAGATGCCTTGGAGTGCGACTTTGGAGAAAGTGCTGTAATTGTGTAGGTCTTTGCAGCCGATTTTCCGTTAACGACACAGAAAATGTTGGAATACCAAGCAAACACGGAGACTTGCCCGGCCATTCTTTGCCAACATTATTTGAGGCAATGAGTACCGGTCATACAGATTTGCCTTTGATGTTCATGAGCAGACAAGGCAAAGGAGGTCATACGAATCAGA ACTACTCCAGCCCTAGAAACCAATGCAAGTGGCTTTCTTTGACAAGTGCCTTGCAAGAGAAAGTTGCATTACTTCCTGTTCGGCTATGGGCGCACACAGATACCGTTGGTTTAGAAATGGCTGTTGCCAATGTGTGGGAAAAGTTGTAA